One region of Diabrotica undecimpunctata isolate CICGRU chromosome 6, icDiaUnde3, whole genome shotgun sequence genomic DNA includes:
- the Fancd2 gene encoding Fanconi anemia group D2 protein homolog — MSLTQSSRFLTSQSVSSIQMSQDIKTRIRMFKITLQEIGIQLSFGDEPHILTQEQSLVVRDLEKYLEQSNDVFQSFMTGLKILCKKEKYFKKALALTYLRKSNDETISTSAKQRTEQESLFRIFLKVRCLQSEVTEVLLDEITSISCESTEDTSWLHSLLNSFRYLPYMKDPENITTKLIDILEVATYPAQLEILDTIPEIIPDSQFSETTKQLCKLLDEKDELTGAIIDCLNALDLDADMRTEVQDRILERMSGGTSLKDFPILLSFLMSDCKSQNSVPVLLKIRNALDSIMLTPEKSKDKESSKILIFNKLQSFTLSSKAASEAWLNMISSIKSSSDHKPIDYLIMFMLYNVAPFKKRIIEAIFRKRVHSGLFKINNLEKVFDKYLPQQLLKDYLTSIVEIGSHLARSSGDQIIKEFCLTLFKLLFNHEYTESIYRREILNSLIVLTGASDKKTVSTVLSIISSLTDKKEKLQQHIMILMRLLEKLDSLDPIDVKIVFEILCGLTCGPDVDSSMSGAQNEIHIIIRKQLCSTKKSIKYRGIIAAVVMARSIARISNEDTRELPKTSMKSLSSLPRGPAREAGSLLELANTCSSGYPDLIGLYYDQLASMLISKYQLDKFFLAWLYETVTEEFRKTYISESLPQPINDLEMTSQYTLNRSSEVDSPMGINIGELTLKKNPAILVLAPRFRLLRLLHYRQQDGNLSTIDALLGSAVILPRFDDVDYFDSEQVKQVADCLFHCGNWFRELISGFVTQKDKKLRMRVIQRLGNLLEVESNLSKCLAQSPNHKFPASYFDLHHEANKNIIAKSDTKTKNPKKKVKTSATVEADDTVNSTVAIQSNKRKASTSKISNSVEHKIHFRDLDTDAVLLLKYPLSLSDESSPTPSQAATLQIEELKFLLKDLVLKLTITTQSKNAGLSHLNEVIPLHIITDVGYVLPNLDLHLRVIVDKLNKLLEETDGRTDLAEMFSPTAINYKTCFGLILESLLLIFSWTGFQHSSNLEVLKNMLKSMRSSEQSQSLHSAHRLIIELINRLSGYNEQCLELSHAVYLLKTMEALYAITTSSPDIQKKISAVAEKLLSRRWYNSKGIPESGRNCYLNIDVLVKTYLSSADVETLTGLIGTLQEQIESLASKEDSLQMLNSIDKQNFHVLYNGLCSALVNRTKTEIEHLSNNQHIIVWTNVTLALLGLKNIAQKQETRTNLGCYLKKSIAVLKIFLSHGIPMMEIMLKSKQDEVVTIFKTMQSSTRFLHHLCCYSKFTKDASLMAYVPQFRLTLESLVYRVKAALVANNCSSAFWMGHLKNKDLHGEEILSQSTVMTDDTNKDSDEELLPSDESDTEILNGNTEDDRSVGSEVFD, encoded by the exons ATGTCTTTAACACAAAGTAGTCGATTCCTAACCTCACAAAGTGTCTCCTCAATTCAAATGTCTCAGGATATCAAGACTCGGATACGAATGTTTAAGATAACACTACAAGAAATTGGAATACAACTGTCTTTCGGAGACGAGCCTCACATTCTTACACAAGAACAATCACTAGTTGTAAGAGATTTAGAAAAGTATTTGGAACAATCTAATGATGTATTTCAGAGCTTTATGACTGGTTTAAAGATTTTATGCAAAAAGGAAAAGTACTTTAAGAAAGCTCTAGCGTTAACTTATTTGAGAAAAAGTAATGATGAGACTATTAGTACAAGTGCGAAACAAAGGACTGAGCAGGAGAGTTTATTTAG AATTTTTCTTAAAGTCAGATGTCTGCAATCAGAAGTAACTGAAGTACTTCTTGATGAAATAACTTCAATATCGTGTGAATCAACTGAGGATACATCATGGCTACATTCTCTCTTAAATTCATTTCGATATTTACCTTACATGAAAGATCCAGAAAACATCACCACCAAACTAATAGACATTCTCGAAGTTGCTACTTATCCTGCTCAATTAGAGATCTTAGATACAATACCTGAAATTATACCTGACAGCCAATTTAGTGAAACTACAAAGCAATTGTGTAAGCTACTTGATGAAAAAGATGAGCTGACAGGAGCTATAATAGATTGTTTAAATGCACTGGACTTAGATGCTGATATGAGAACTGAAGTTCAGGATAGAATACTGGAGAGAATGAGTGGTGGCACTTCTTTAAAAGATTTCCCCATTCTATTGTCA tttttgatgTCAGACTGTAAATCACAAAATTCTGTCCCAGTTCTTTTAAAAATTCGCAACGCATTGGACTCAATCATGCTGACACCAGAAAAGAGCAAAGATAAAGAATCttctaaaatattaattttcaacAAGCTTCAATCTTTCACTCTTTCATCAAAAGCTGCATCTGAAGCTTGGTTAAATATGATTTCAAGTATCAAGTCATCATCTGATCATAAGCCAATAGATTATTTGATAATGTTCATGCTCTATAATGTAGCACCATTCAAGAAGAGAATAATCGAAGCCATTTTTAGAAAACGTGTTCATTCtggattatttaaaattaacaatttggAAAAAGTGTTTGACAAGTATTTACCACAGCAATTATTAAAAGATTATTTAACATCTATTGTAGAAATAG GTTCCCATTTAGCACGAAGTTCTGGAgatcaaataataaaagaattttGTTTAACATTATTCAAGTTACTCTTCAATCATGAATACACTGAGTCAATATATAGACGAGAGATACTGAATAGTTTGATAGTACTAACAGGAGCTAGTGATAAAAAAACAGTTAGTACTGTGCTGAGTATCATTTCATCTTTAACTGATAAAAAGGAAAAATTACAGCAACATATTATGATATTAATGAGACTTCTGGAAAAACTTGATTCTCTTGACCCAATTGATGTCAAGATTGTGTTTGAAATATTGTGTGGTTTAACTTGTGGACCTGATGTTGACAGTTCCATGTCAGGAGCACAAAACGAGATTCATATCATAATTAGAAAGCAGTTATGTAGTACGAAAAAATCGATAAAATACAG AGGTATTATAGCTGCAGTGGTTATGGCAAGAAGCATAGCTCGTATTTCGAATGAAGATACTCGTGAGCTACCTAAAACTTCTATGAAGAGTCTTTCAAGCTTGCCTAGAGGCCCAGCACGGGAAGCAG GTAGCTTATTAGAACTTGCTAATACATGCAGTAGTGGATATCCCGATTTAATAGGTCTGTACTATGATCAGTTGGCATCAATGCTTATTTCAAAGTATCAGTTGGATAAGTTTTTCTTGGCGTGGTTGTATGAAACCGTTACCGAAGAATTTAGAAAAACGTACATTTCAGAGTCTTTACCACAACCTATTAACGATTTGGAAATGACTTCTCAGTATACTCTAAATAG gtCATCTGAAGTGGATTCACCAATGGGAATAAATATAGGCGAACTAACTTTGAAGAAGAATCCTGCTATTTTGGTTTTGGCTCCGCGTTTCCGTTTGTTGAGATTACTTCATTACCGCCAACAAGACGGAAATCTTTCAACGATAGATGCTTTATTGGGATCTGCCGTAATCTTACCACGGTTCGATGATGTGGACTACTTCGATTCTGAACAAGTAAAACAAGTGGCAGACTGTTTGTTCCACTGTGGTAATTGGTTTAGAGAACTGATCAGTGGATTTGTTACCCAAAAAGATAAGAAGTTACGGATGCGCGTTATACAAAGATTAGGG AATTTACTTGAAGTGGAAAGTAATCTTAGTAAATGCTTAGCTCAATCTCCTAATCACAAATTTCCTGCTAGTTACTTCGATCTACATCACGaagcaaataaaaatattatcgcAAAAAGCGACACGAAAACCAAAAATCCCAAGAAGAAAGTTAAAACGTCCGCCACTGTTGAAGCAGATGATACAGTGAATTCGACTGTCGCCATACAAAGTAATAAGCGAAAAGCGTCTACATCTAAAATATCCAATAGCGTAGAACATAAAATCCATTTTAGGGATTTGGACACTGACGCAGTATTATTACTTAAG taTCCTTTGTCTCTTTCTGACGAGTCTAGCCCAACTCCTTCACAGGCAGCTACGCTACAGATAGAagagttaaaatttttgttgaaagacTTGGTTCTAAAATTAACAATCACTACGCAGAGCAAAAACGCAGGGTTGTCCCATTTGAATGAAGTTATACCTCTTCATATTATAACGGATGTTGGATACGTGCTTCCGAATTTGGACTTACATCTCAGG GTCATTGTtgataaattaaataaacttcTAGAAGAAACAGACGGTAGAACTGATCTAGCAGAAATGTTTTCACCAACAGCTATCAATTATAAAACATGTTTTGGTCTGATTTTGGAATCTTTGTTGTTGATATTTAGCTGGACAGGCTTCCAACATTCTAGTAATCTAGAG GTACTTAAAAATATGTTAAAGAGTATGCGTTCATCGGAGCAATCACAGTCACTCCATTCAGCACATCGTCTTATCATAGAATTAATCAACAGACTTTCTGGTTATAACGAACAATGTCTAGAACTATCTCATGctgtatatttattaaaaactatgGAAGCTCTTTACGCTATAACGACATCTAGTCCTGATATTCAGAAGAAAATATCGGCCGTCGCTGAAAAACTGCTTTCAAGACGTTGGTATAATTCTAAAGGTATACCAGAAAGTGGAAGAAATTGTTATCTGAATATAGACGTTTTGGTTAAAACTTATCTATCTAGTGCTGATGTAGAAACGCTGACAGGATTGATTGGAACTTTGCAAGAACAAATTGAAAGTCTGGCTTCCAAAGAAGACTCGTTACAGATGCTAAATAGCATTGATAAGCAGAATTTCCACGTGCTTTATAACGGATTGTGCAGCGCGTTAGTTAATAG aaCAAAAACGGAAATAGAACATCTCAGTAACAATCAACACATAATAGTATGGACCAATGTAACACTCGCGTTGCTAGGACTGAAGAATATTGCCCAAAAACAAGAAACGAGAACTAACTTGGGTTGTTACTTAAAAAAATCTATAGcagttttaaaaatattcctTTCACATGGGATACCAATGATGGAAATTATGCTGAAATCGAAACAAGACGAAGTGGTTACCATTTTTAAAACTATGCAGAGCAGCACCCGGTTTTTACATCACTTATGTTGctacagcaagtttactaaggaTGCCAGTTTGATGGCATACGTTCCGCAATTTAGATTGACATTAGAATCGCTTGTCTACAG gGTGAAAGCAGCATTGGTAGCAAACAACTGCTCCTCCGCTTTCTGGATGGGACAtttgaaaaataaagatttacatGGAGAAGAAATTTTATCGCAAAGCACAGTAATGACAGATGATACCAACAAAGATAGTGATGAAGAACTGCTGCCCTCCGATGAAAGTGATACCGAAATTTTAAATGGAAACACTGAAGATGATAGATCTGTTGGCAGTGAAGTGTTTGACTAA